The following coding sequences lie in one Myxococcales bacterium genomic window:
- a CDS encoding anthranilate synthase component I family protein — MRRPGFVWLDGQGDAGEEGRWSYFASDPIETLEAPSTHADPLSMLRHIDHHPGFWIGYVAYDAAWAASYRTGKIHHRNPHTPALWFARYPGVFSWDHKRRMGWCLGSPCDLTAKRPKHPLGLSSPMSRSISVDSGLQHERGITEALKRIRAGDIYQVNLARRWRARYSGDPLALYLALRAKSAVPFGCYMDAGTVSILSQSMECFLDWRGPGGALKTQPIKGTTALKSDPNDSAAALRSDGKELAEHTMIVDLMRNDLGRIAVPHSVHVVNPYAIKPFGHLCHMMSTVVCRTPSETTLESIFRATFPPGSISGTPKHAAVSLIETLEPAARGIYSGALGIVFPDKQATFAVGIRTAVIDGEVAEYWAGGGIVAESDPKKELAETTLKARIFTEALARLGKRASRNSRMPTYYSRRDRAVTRQ, encoded by the coding sequence ATGCGCCGTCCCGGGTTTGTGTGGCTCGATGGCCAAGGAGACGCCGGGGAGGAGGGAAGGTGGAGCTACTTCGCCAGCGACCCGATTGAGACGCTTGAAGCTCCATCTACCCATGCGGATCCGCTAAGCATGCTGCGACATATCGACCATCACCCTGGATTTTGGATTGGATATGTCGCCTACGATGCCGCATGGGCAGCATCGTATAGAACAGGGAAGATTCATCATCGAAATCCCCACACGCCTGCTCTGTGGTTTGCACGTTATCCGGGGGTATTTAGCTGGGATCACAAGCGGCGGATGGGGTGGTGCCTCGGAAGCCCCTGCGACTTAACCGCGAAGCGCCCGAAGCACCCTTTGGGGTTATCGTCTCCCATGTCGCGATCTATCTCAGTGGACAGCGGGTTACAGCATGAGCGTGGCATCACTGAGGCCTTAAAACGCATTCGCGCAGGAGACATCTACCAGGTGAACCTCGCGAGACGTTGGCGCGCAAGGTATAGCGGAGATCCCTTGGCGTTGTATCTGGCTCTGCGGGCAAAAAGCGCGGTGCCTTTTGGATGCTACATGGATGCGGGAACCGTCAGTATTCTTAGCCAAAGCATGGAGTGTTTCTTGGATTGGAGAGGCCCGGGCGGGGCGCTCAAGACGCAACCCATCAAGGGAACGACGGCACTTAAGTCAGATCCCAATGATTCCGCTGCCGCACTCAGGAGCGATGGCAAAGAACTTGCAGAGCACACGATGATTGTCGATCTCATGCGCAATGACTTAGGCCGCATTGCGGTGCCGCACAGCGTGCATGTCGTAAATCCTTACGCCATCAAACCGTTTGGACACCTTTGCCATATGATGTCTACCGTGGTGTGTCGCACACCGTCTGAGACAACCCTCGAAAGCATCTTTCGCGCCACATTCCCCCCAGGAAGCATCTCGGGAACTCCCAAACATGCTGCCGTAAGCCTTATCGAAACGCTCGAACCAGCCGCGCGCGGCATCTATTCCGGAGCGCTTGGGATCGTGTTCCCCGACAAACAGGCGACATTCGCCGTGGGCATTCGTACTGCGGTGATAGACGGCGAAGTTGCGGAGTATTGGGCGGGCGGAGGTATTGTGGCCGAGAGCGACCCGAAAAAGGAACTGGCAGAAACCACCCTCAAGGCGAGAATCTTTACGGAGGCATTAGCTCGTCTCGGCAAACGCGCTTCTAGAAACTCACGGATGCCGACATACTACTCCAGACGGGACCGCGCAGTAACTCGACAGTGA